The genomic region tatatctacgaataaaattagtcactttttcttaaaCTCCTTGCTtataatgaatcaaatcagtcaaagaaaATCTTAGGAACAATAttgttgtgaaattgttgaatgaaagcattagctaattgtttaAATGATGAAATAGAATAAGCACGAAaaaaacaataccattgcaaagctttatccctaaaggttcgagTAAACAATGTAAccgtctttgatcatgagcaaagtcactacacaaagtttggaatgttttcacatgagtcaagggatcactttttgcattgtaaagctccaattgagggccttccatatgtttaggagggacaacacaaaaaatgtcattggataatgggctctctACAGCGAAtttgggcacattaaacttggattgggtaatggaagccaacTGTTGTTGTAAAATAATTGTTTTTGTAAGGGTGAAATAGTTTGGGCTAAGTTATTAACGGTTACttcggtggatggattgaaattatacatattggattgtgatggagtaaCATTAtcgtatgtaggtggaggttgagagtaaggaaGTGGAACACTACgatatgtgggtatgggagatgattgggatacaaatggaagactcgcaGAAGTATATAAGAGTTTTGATTAACAAAGTtgccccttgactaacatgtgtaggattaacatttcgTGTGGAAGTAGTTATGATAGAaaatgtaaatgtaggcacactaggcaaggatgtaagcataggaatagaatgattgacttgaatagtgggttgagtgtaaccaaggactttggcACAAGTTTTGATAGggatgatattagtgtcaacaatatgagcaaagccacacaacaaatcaacaccaattttattaaTTTGCACAAATCTTTTTAATCCTtaaatcaatgggattgcctcactttctaggtattgttgactcatccattgttgaagattttcaaattcattgtcaatcttctccaattggtcaatagtaaccctagttagtgattcatcctcaacgtgagaattatgaaaagaatggggataaatgacaccATTTGCTAGGTTGGAGTCCAGCCACCAACATTCTCattaaataagttatccaaattaggctccatgtccttagtaattaaaccttgggaatccttaattctacaactcttcatgggaatattgtaggtaggactagtGGTAACAGAACTGTTGCACAAAGGAGcgaaatttgaatgcacaaattgaagattgtgattaaacaatgcaaaattttgtaaaagtgattaATTAGCCAGTTATTTAAGTAATgcaatttgtgaatttgaaagataaatgcctctaaatcgTAGCATAACATGTTATAAAGATCAGAtttgaaaatggatttgaaaatttatgcaacccacaaataaatttcagaattataaattagggtttttgtgaatttaatctctaaatttatgtaattcaattgaaaatgagatctgagtgcaaatttgaattttaaaatgcataaacaatcagataTTGCTGATGGGTGTGCTCGTTTAACCACAAGCAATAACATAAATcattgttgccttcccaaccatagacgatatacTACTATCGTCTCCCCCGAGCACTACGTTTCTGGATAATGTcgattaactatatattcaatctgTCTATGTATCGACCTGCTTGTATTGTATTGAACTGAATGTGTGTATTCCATCCAAGTGAATGAGCCAACCTTATGTATAAATATGTGGATTGTACCCCTTCTTGAATAGTCAGCCTCCAATAGAGGCGACTATTCAAATATGAAGAGAGACGTGTCTTTAATAGAGGTGACTCCTCCTTGAGTCAACCTTAAGAGACACATCctcttaataattaaataaacatcatTTAAAGTGGGTGGTGATTCTTAATGAGCAGACCTCTCAAGGAATATATCTCCTGTTGCTACATACTTCAACAAATATGAGACAATgaatccaaattaggcaacccacaaattcaattttaaaattataaattaaggtttttgtgaatttaaccactaaatttatgtaagtCAATTGGAAATAAAACTTGTAAGTAAAAGTCTAATTTCCTATCATGTTGTGTTATGTTGGACCAATCATAGTTATTGAGTCTATTGTGTAAAGGATGTCCCCCATTATAATGAGTTACAACATTATGAGGTTGAAATCCCTTCTCATTTCTTGTAACTTTGTATGACAAGTTTTTTACAACACCCATAAGATTGTTTAATTTCTCATTGGTGGTTAAAGGTTTAGCAAGGGCTTCTCTATTATGTTGAGTCATCTTGACATCTACCATTTTTATGTATTTACATGATTCCCTCATGTTACTCACAATGTTGATAGCAATAACATAAGATTCTCCAAGAGTTTATCAAAACTTATTTGACAAAATACCCAATTTTCATATCAAATGCACCACAATACAACACTAGGCTCATAGTATCATTAGGTACAAGTACTAGGGGCACCTTTATTATTGTCATGATGACACCATAATGTGACTCAAAAATTCTCATAAATTCCTCTCATGTATCAATATTATTATCAAATGAAGTTCTAAATGCCAAATTATGCACATAACCTTTTTCCTAAAAGCTCTTCCCATTTCCTTTTccaaaattcatttaattaatcatTCAATTTATTGATTCAATTAATTTTATGAATGAACTCTCATGCAATGTCTCCCTTATTTCTTTTCACTAAAATTTTTTATGAGATCTTTAAACTTTTTTTAGAGAGAGGCTCTATGTCCAAATATTAATATCTATttgttcaaaaaaataaataaataaataaacataaataaaattcaaaTTATGCACATAACGACTCCCCTTCAAGCTCTTTCCATTTTCCTTTTCATAATTCATTTCATGATTACTTTACTACCCATACATTACCTTAACACCTAGATTCCTTTTGCAATGTATCTTGTATTTTTCTCCACTATTACACTTTCTCGTAAGGCATCTTCAATCTATATTTCTACACAAATGCTCTATACGTATTATAGAGCCACATTTATAAAATCCATTTGTTGGAACAAAGAACAATGATCTCTTCCCCATTCAAAGAAGAAAATGTTAAAAAAGTGAACCACTTCTTATCGATATCCACAACAACATTATGAAACTTTAGAAGTAAAAAAATAGCGGATATTAAAACTAGGGCTTAACTACTCAAATCCTTTTTCTTTTGACAATATCTTGCTTATTTGGTCATGATTTTAATTCTTAAGAATCTCATAGAATATTTTGGTCTTCAAGATATTATTAAAAACCTCTATCTATTCTTCTCGGGAGGCTCTCTCTAAATATTAAAGAGTCATTTGTTGGAGCTTTAGCATAATAATATCTTCTacattttcatttttgaaaatgttgaaaaaagTGGATAATctatgatcaaaatctacaatatgtcaacaacaaaaaaatatagatTCAAACTAGGTGTTAATTGCTTGGATCTTTTTTCTTTTTGAACAATGAATCACTTTGTTAATTATGATTTTTATTCTTGTGATTCTAAACATCATTTCAATCTCATGTGCACAATCAAAAGCTCTCTAATTGTGGGGCAACCCTTGGTTTACTAGTGAAGTTGAATGAATCACAAAGAATCCACTAATGCTCAAGTTTTCTTAAATACAAGATCTAAAACACATTAAGAAGATGAGTCGGGATTTTGTTCTAAACGATTGTAAAACAAATACACCTCAATCATCAATTCAAAAATACCCCTCGATCATCAAACgtccctcaattataaaattataaaatgcCCTGTATCATCAACTCTTAATAAAAAAGaagtaatatatatatttaataaaaaagaagtaatatatatatttaataaaaaagaaGTAATATATATATACAGGTTCAATTCATACTCCCAATTGTAACCGTCTAAAAAATGTGTGGATGGTTGAAAAAAATATCTCTTACTATCTAACTAACTTAGCATAATATTCcagtataaaaaataaaaaaataaaaaaataaaaaatcttagcATAATGGGCCTAGCAAAAGGCCACGTAACTAGATGAGCCAAGGATAAGGCGTGAGAGCAATTTGTGTGGAACAAAACTGGCGACCAAAACTTAACCCCTCAAGTTGGCGCACCCCAAACGTGTTTTTAAAAATCAAAGGAGTCGACGGGACAGCCAAGGCTTGAATTTTGCAAGATAGCGGATAATGTAATATGTGATAAAATTTGCAGCGCGTGACGATGGCTTCTCCCTCTCCACACGCTCCTCACCCTTTCACCGCAAGCCTCATATATCCCCACGAATTCGCAACACCCTTCTCAAAGAGCTTGAGCTTGAGCTTGAACTTGCAGCCATGGAGCGCGCAAGGAGAATCCTGCGCCCCGCCACACTGCGCCGCCTTTTGTTCGAGCGCAGGTCACGAGTTCCAGTCCCGCGCCCTCTCCTTGGAGGCTCCCCCGTGCTCCTCAACCCGGCAGGTCTCCCGGCCTTCTTCACGCGTGCGCGTTCCATATCAGTAGATGCGCTGCGGCCTTCGGACACCTTTCCGCAGCGCCACAACTCGCTGAACCCCTCCGAGCAGACAATTATGGCGCAGGAGTGCGGCTTCCCCTCGCTTGATGCCCTCATTGATGCCACCGTGCCGCACGGGATTCGAACCCCGCCCCTGAAGCTCTCGAAGTTCGATTCTGGTCTCACTGAGTCCCAAATGATTGAGCACATGAAGCACCTCGCCGCCAAgaacaaggtcttcaaatcttacATTGGCATGGGGTACTATAATACCTTTATTCCGGCTGTCATTCTGCGCAATCTTATGGAGAATCCCGGGTGGTACACGCAGTATACGCCTTACCAGGCCGAGATTGCTCAGGGCCGCTTGGAGTCCCTGCTCAATTACCAGACCATGGTCACCGACCTCACAGGTATGAACATTCTGAAGGTGCCAGATACATTGTTTGTTATTTTAGTTTAAATATTGTGAAAATGTCCTTTTTTGAAGTTCGTATTTTTTCAGTCTTTTTAATATTATTTGAAATTTAATACTTATATTTTTTTTGAAGTTAGCCTTTGTAATTTAATATTTGCCTCAATCTTCTTGACAATTGCATTATAATTTGGTATATTGTGGTTGTGGAACTAGAGGGTCGGTTAGTTTAGATTAAGATGATATATTTTAAAGGAACAGTTTCTTTGATGGAACAGTTTCTTTGATGGACACCATAAATATGGAAAAAATAGGATAAGCACAGAAAATATGGTGAATGAatgaattatttattaaaaatatattaattgataatattttttgatgaggaaaaaaaaattagtgtttttaataaatatttacgTTGTCATAAAATTTTACTCATTTATTTACAATAATTTAATAAGATATACTATTTATAACTATATCATTTTTAAacttgattttatatatatatatatatatatattactaaatATCTTACCTTATAAATGTGTTTAATTCCATgagttaaaaaatgaaaaaatggggTGGATTTGCTGAAATCCACTATATTCAGTAACTATGGTTTAAATGCTACTGCAAATAGTGAGGATTTGTTGAAATCCACCATATTTGGTATCCATTTCCGTCAACTTCACCAGTGGCCTTTTCCACTGACCACACCCAACAATGAAAAAATGGGGTGGAATTGATGAAATCCACTGTATTCAGTAACTATGGTTTGAATGTTATGGCGAATAGTATGGATTTGTTGAAATCCACCATAGTTGTTATCTATTGCTTAGATGCTATGACTGAAGTTATATCTTCCATCCGTTTAAGGTTCATTGTTTATACATTTAAGAATATGATATTCCTTCGAGTGCCGGAACATGGTTCCAGGTTGCTTTGTGGCCTAGGTGCTATCGCCAAGGTATGTCTTCTGTGCAATTCACCAAGTAACCTTGCCTACTGCTAATGTGGTGGCTTACAATATTAAACATTTAATATTTGTACTTCAAAATATGCAATAGTTGTCCTCTGGATTTGAACGTGGCTCTCCACTGTCAAAGCCCGGTTAAGTTGCCATTTCAGCACATCTCATTGGAGTAAATATGTTTACCTGTTGCTTTTGAAGATTTCCCTCTATTCTTGTAGAAAAGTATTTTCATTCAAATAGGTTAAGCTTCAGTAACAATAATTAGTTGAGAAGTAAAAATGCTCAAGTCTAGTATTAGATTggcatttttgaaaataaaaatttgcctGGATATCTGAGAAAGAGTATTTTCATTCATGTTTTAAGCTTCTGAAGACCATTATTTGGtgcttttttttaaaaagattgcaCACAAATTTCATTCATGTTTTAAGCTTCTGAAGACCATTCTttggtgatttttttgaaaaagattGCACACAAATGATAATGATGATCGACATGCCGTGTCACATTTTGTAATTTCATTATTAGGATAACCTAAATATGTGTCACTAAATATTTCTGTGCTGGGTTTTTCAaaatttctttaaattaattttcgAACTTTACCTTTCAAAGATTTGCCAACCTTAGTATAAAACACATTAAACCTTaaggaattttgaaaattattttaagacTAGATTTAACTTTAAGAGATTGAGAATTCAGTATTCATAAATATTCGCATTTCTGAACTTCTATATATGACATCTTTCTGAAATTGAGGCTTCGTTATTGAAATTATTTTACCAGCATTTCAAAACTTCTAAAAGTGATTGCTTCCTTAAAACCATCCAGGCCTTCCCATGTCCAATGCCTCACTCTTAGATGAAGGAACTGCGGCTGCAGAGGCCATGTCCATGTGCAACAATATTGCCCGGGGAAAGAAAAAAACCTTCCTTGTTGCAAGCAACTGCCATCCCCAAACAATAGATGTCTGCAGGACCCGTGCAGATGGCTTTGACCTCAATCTGGTTGTGGCTGATGTTAAAGACTTTGATTACAGTGGCAAGGATGTTTGTGGGGTTCTGGTTCAATACCCTGGAACTGAAGGGGACATACTGGACTATACTGATTTCATCAGGAATGCCCATGCGAATGGAGTTAAGGTGGTCATGGCTACAGATTTACTGGCCCTGACGATGCTGAAACCCCCTGGAGAATTGGGAGCTGATATGGCCATCGGTTCGGCTCAGAGATTTGGGGTTCCCATGGGGTATGGGGGCCCGCATGCTGCTTTTTTGGCTACATCACAAGAGTATAAGAGGATTATGCCGGGGAGGATTATTGGGCTGAGTATAGATTCTAGTGGGAAGCCAGCTTTGCGTATGGCAATGCAGACCCGGGAGCAGCATATCCGCCGAGACAAGGCCACCAGCAATATCTGTACCGCACAGGTTGGGTCACTAGGCACCTTGCTCAATGCTTTTACAGCACTTACTTTAAGTTGCAGTATAATAGCAAAGATTAGGATAcaatgaatttaattttattaactttTCATATGTGCCATATATGTCGTTTCAATTAAATTTTAGCACAATTGGGCATAATTGAATTTTGAGTGATTGGATCCCACTTTATACAAAATGAGTGAGGATTTTATTTATGCTGTCTTGAATCCAAACAAGACACATCACATTCTGATTCTCTAGTATTATAATAGAGTAGGACCACATGTATATCCCCGTTATCTTGGAATGTTATAAGTTTATTCTCAAGCATGCATTGCtgccattttggatgcaactatgGATATGGAGCCTTGTTATAACTTAGTTTAAAATCCAGGTAGAATTCTCTGAACATATTCATTTAGAATCTGGCCTGTTGTCTGTTCACAAGTTCACAATCTTGATAGGGAATTGCCTATCCATTGCAATATTACACACAAGTTTGACGCTACACATTCAGGGAATGAGCAGAACTTAGAACTATCTTGTTTTGAACTTTTAGCCAGGTCTTTTGCAAAGTTAAGTTCACTATTACACTTTGGCTTATCAAATTCCTCGTGAAAGTGAATTACAAGATTGCCGCATGGTCAAATTAAATCAAGGTTAATGCTTTCTATTAAACAAACAAATAAGTTTTATTGTTTATGGGGATCTTATATGATGTTTGAATCTTCTATGGCATTTTTACTTCTAGAGCTAGGAATTATTCTTGTCTCATTTTGTTATACAGAGTGTCTAAACCTTGATTGGTATATTTGATTCCTAAAAATGAACGTTTTCCCAGTGTCACAAATTTATAAGAAGCCTTTTCAGCCATAAAAAATACCATCGATCTCCATGTAAAGAACAGATTGTGATTCTTGGTATGGACAAGATTTCTTTTAGTTCCTAATTAATTTTGTTATTGCAGCTAGATGAATCTCTTCCTATGAACTGACCTCGTCAATATAAGTTGGTATGGAAGGGTAGTAGTAGTTTGGTACCCATCTTTTTTAAAATAAGATTTGAGTGTGTCTAGAGAGGATACCATATCCCAAGTTCACATCTCTTATAGCTTCACATTCTGAACCATGTCACATTGTGTACCTTGAAAGTGAAGCGAATCTCAAGATCAAATATGCTCAGGGTTATatattttgatttgcatgcaaGCACACGTATGTGTCCATTTGTGTATGGGTGTTTGTGTTTGCATGCACATACAGGGATATTTGATGTTGGTGGTAGGAAGAGAGAAGTTAGAAAGTAGTGAGTGTGGTCGGGTCTCAAATATGGAGGGATATGCCTGGCTAATTTTTAATATATGTTAGGTCCCAGGAAGTTGATCATTAAGATTGAATATGGGACAAGGGATAGCTAGATAGAGTAAATGATATATAATGATATCTTGCAAAGAGCAAGTCAATTAAAGagttgcaatatatgaatgtatGGAATAAGCAACAAATTAAAGCAAACTTGAAATTGCAGTGTACGTGTATCGTAAATCTTTTCAAACCTCGTTAAGAAAACAacaaatttcattctgctatgtGTCGGTTATCCATAAAAGATGCGTTTTCCTTGAACAATAATTGGTTTCATTCCACTGTTGATCGCTTGTTCAGCTCAAGGTTTGCCGAAAAAATTTCATTAACACGTGACTTATTATTAATATTGCAATAGACAGGGAATTGTTCAAACATTAATAGAAGTCTGGAACCTGTAGCGAGACATCCCGTGAGTTGTGCACCCTATATGATCTTGATAATTATTATCATGAATAGTGGAGGATGCAAGTTGTAATTGCAAATAACAGATAAGTCACAATGAGGTGACAATTGATGATTTAAGATGTTTTGTTCCTTCATTTTGctggttatttttatttttatgtttgaaaTCATTTCCAATGTGTTAATTTACATTCATCTGTGCTGTATATGTCACTTGCAACATTTGTGCATTGCATGTTATATTTGAAATGTTGCTTCATCCATTGTTGCTTGCCTTAAGAAAATATAATATTTGGACAAATATGTGGCTTCTTTTTGGATTGGAATGTGAGAGTTATACATAAATACCAAACTTATTATTGTATTTCCTTTGCATTCTGATAATAGTTAAATGATTTGTGTATTAACAATGTTATGCAGGCCTTGCTTGCAAACATGGCTGCAATGTATGCTGTCTATCATGGCCCTGAAGGATTAAAGACCATTGCAGAAAGAGTTAATGGCTTAGCTGGAGCATTTTCTCTAGGACTGAAGAAATTGGGTTCAGTTAAAGTTGAGGATGCTCCATTCTTTGACACTGTTAAGGTCAAATGTGCTGATGCCAAGGCAATTTCAGATGCTGCTGTTAAGGAGGAGATTAATGTCCGTGTTGTAGATTCCAACACTGTAAGTATTGCATTGATTACTAAACTCAGATCACCTTCTACGGATGATGAAGAGAGCTTTGATTAGTTTctaagcaatctttgtgttttaaGATGTTCATGAAGGTAAAGGTCAGCTTACACATCAATCAGTTTCATGGTTTTACTGCTAGATTAAAGCATTAAATTTCCTTTGAGGATGAGTCAAAGAGAAATGTTATTCATTGTCTTGTTTCAGTTTGGTCTCTAATCAGTGCCCCCAATTCTACAGATCACAGTATCTTTTGATGAGACCACCACAATAGAAGATGTGGATAAGCTACTGAAGGTCTTTGCTGGTGGTAAATCTGTAAGTTATGCTTGTTTCCAAAATTATTTCCACTAGAATTAGTACTGTTGATTTCATTTTCCTCATTGATTATATTGCACATTTATGCACCAGGTAAATTTCACGGTAGAGTCCCTTGCAAAGGAGGTAGGATGTGCAATTCCTAAGACACTTATCCGGGATAGTCCTTATTTGACACACCCAATTTTCAACATGTAAGATGTTGTGCACCATTAAAAAGCCACATTCTTAGAGATACCATTCAGAATCAGAGAGAGATTATTTCTATTGCTAACAAAAATCATGTTGGTACTTTCAGGTACCACACAGAACATGAAATGCTTCGTTACCTGCATAGATTGCAAAGCAAAGACCTTTCTTTGTGCCATAGCATGATTCCATTGGGGTCATGCACAATGAAATTAAATGCAACTGTTGAGATGATGCCTGTTACTTGGCCTGGTTTTACTGAGATTCACCCATTTGCACCACTTGATCAAGCAGCTGGCTACCAGGTCGACACTTGTTTGTGACATCTTCTAGTTTAAAAACTTGTTTTCCTTTTACCAATCCCATTCAATGTTCTGAACAACATGCTAAATGAGGTCATTGCATTGTAGGAAATGTTTAATGATCTGGGCAGGCTTCTATGTGATGTGACTGGCTTTGACTCTGTCTCTTTGCAACCAAATGCTGGTGCTTCTGGAGAATATGCTGGACTGATGGTCATCCGTGCCTATCATCAAGTATTCTAAATGTTTCAATTTTATATTATCATTATGATTAACACCTCTTCAAGGATTGTATTTATGCTCTGCTTTTTGTTTTGGTCCTTTCTCACAGTCGAGAGGAGAGGGCCATAGGAATGTCTGCATAATTCCTGTGTCTGCTCATGGAACCAATCCTGCAAGTGCTGCAATGTGTGGGATGACAATTGTTGCTGTCGGAACTGATGCAAAGGGAAATGTTAATATAGATGAACTAAGGAAAGCTGCTGAGAAACATAAAGACAAGCTTGCTGCCCTCATGGTAAGAAATTCAAG from Cryptomeria japonica chromosome 3, Sugi_1.0, whole genome shotgun sequence harbors:
- the LOC131060128 gene encoding glycine dehydrogenase (decarboxylating), mitochondrial, whose product is MERARRILRPATLRRLLFERRSRVPVPRPLLGGSPVLLNPAGLPAFFTRARSISVDALRPSDTFPQRHNSLNPSEQTIMAQECGFPSLDALIDATVPHGIRTPPLKLSKFDSGLTESQMIEHMKHLAAKNKVFKSYIGMGYYNTFIPAVILRNLMENPGWYTQYTPYQAEIAQGRLESLLNYQTMVTDLTGLPMSNASLLDEGTAAAEAMSMCNNIARGKKKTFLVASNCHPQTIDVCRTRADGFDLNLVVADVKDFDYSGKDVCGVLVQYPGTEGDILDYTDFIRNAHANGVKVVMATDLLALTMLKPPGELGADMAIGSAQRFGVPMGYGGPHAAFLATSQEYKRIMPGRIIGLSIDSSGKPALRMAMQTREQHIRRDKATSNICTAQALLANMAAMYAVYHGPEGLKTIAERVNGLAGAFSLGLKKLGSVKVEDAPFFDTVKVKCADAKAISDAAVKEEINVRVVDSNTITVSFDETTTIEDVDKLLKVFAGGKSVNFTVESLAKEVGCAIPKTLIRDSPYLTHPIFNMYHTEHEMLRYLHRLQSKDLSLCHSMIPLGSCTMKLNATVEMMPVTWPGFTEIHPFAPLDQAAGYQEMFNDLGRLLCDVTGFDSVSLQPNAGASGEYAGLMVIRAYHQSRGEGHRNVCIIPVSAHGTNPASAAMCGMTIVAVGTDAKGNVNIDELRKAAEKHKDKLAALMVTYPSTHGVYEEGIDEICNIIHENGGQVYMDGANMNAQVGLTSPAKIGADVCHLNLHKTFCIPHGGGGPGMGPIGVKNHLAPFLPSHPVVPAGGIPALEGKSQPLGTISAAPWGSALILPISYSYIAMMGSKGLNEASKIAILNANYMMKHLENYYPVAFRGEKGTCAHEFIIDLRGFKNTAGIEPEDVAKRLIDYGFHAPTMSWPVPGTLMIEPTESESKAELERFSNALISIREEIQAIELGKMDPHDNVLKGAPHPASMVMANEWKKPYSRETAAFPASWVRASKFWPSVGRVDNVYGDRNLTCTLPSTGNVVFEQEVAAA